The Bradyrhizobium sp. CCGB01 genome segment GGTCGTCGACGTCATGACGCCGGACCACAAGCCGCAGCTCGCGGTCGATCCCGAGATCAAGACCAATCCCTTCGTGTTCCGGATGGAAGTGTTGCAAAGCAACGAGGTCCGCTACGCCAACCAGCCGATCGCCGTCGTGATAGCGGAAACGCTGGAGGCGGCAACGGAAGGTGCGGTGCTGCTGGCGCCGCGTTACGAGACGCTGCCCGCGCTTGTCGGCCTCGATGCCGGCGAAAGCTTCGTGCCGCCGGTGGTCGGCGTCGGCAATCCCACGGAAAATCACCGCGGCGATGTCGAGGCTGGCCTTGCCTCGGCCGAGAAGCAGATCGATACGATCTACGAGACGCCGCCGCAATATCACAACGCCATGGAGCCGCATGCGATCGTGGCTCACTGGGACGGCGACAGGCTGTCGGTCGACATGCCGACGCAGGGTCTCATGCTGTCGCTGGCGCGCATTGCGGAGCTGTTCGGCATCGCGCACGACAAGATCCACATCCGCAGTCCGTTCCTCGGCGGCGGCTTCGGCTCCAAGGGGCTGATGGCGGGGCCGCAGACCCTCGGCATCATGGCAGCCAAGCTGGTCGGCAAGCCGGTCAAGCTCGTGCTGCGCCGTGAGCAGATGTATGGCCCCGTCGGCCATCGCGCGCCGACCCGTCAGCGGCTGCGCATCGGCGCGGACGGTGACGGGCGCCTGACCGCGCTCGATCATCACGCCCGGACCGTATCGAGCACGTTCGACGACTTCTACGAGCCCGCGGCCGACGCCTCGCATACGCTCTACGCGGCGCCTGCCATCCGCACCTCGCATGATGCCGTACGCGTCAACACCGGCACGCCGCTGTTCATGCGCGCGCCCGGCGAGGCAACCGGATCGATTGCGCTCGAAAGTGCGATCGACGAGATCGCCTGGGCGAGCGGCATCGATCCGCTTGCCTTCCGTCTGAAGAACTATGCCGAGGTCGAGCCGATCACGGGAAAGCCGTTCTCGTCCAAGGCGCTGCGGGCCTGCTACGAGCAGGGCGCGGCGCGCTTCGGCTGGTCGAAGCGTCCGCTCCAGCCGCGGCAGATGCGCGACGATGCCGGCCATCTGGTCGGCTGGGGCATGGGCACCGCGACCTTCCCGGCGCTGATGTTCCAGGCCGAGGCGCGTGCGGTGCTGCGCCGTGACGGCTCCGGTGCGATGGAGATCGGCGCGCACGATATGGGGCAGGGTGCCTGGACGGCGCTGGCCCAGATCGCGGCCGACGAACTCGGGCTCGACATCGACCGCGTCGAGTTCAAGGCCGGTACGTCCGACTTGCCCGACGCAGGCATCGCCGGCGGCTCGGCGCACACGGCAACCGCGGGCGCCGCGATCCACAGCGCCGGCGCGGCCGTGATTGCAAAACTCGCCGATCTCGCGACCGGTGACGAGCGCTCGCCGTTGTTCGGCGCCGGCAATGCCGGCGTGATCGCGCGCGATGGCCGATTGATCCGGCGTGACGACGAGAGCCGCGGCGAGAGCTATGCCGAGATCCTCGCGCGCGCCGGCGTCGCCGAAATCGAGGCGCGCGGCACCGGCGCGCCGAACCCGGCCGCGATGGAGGAATATGCGATGCACGCCCACGGTGCGGTGTTCGCGGAGGTGAAGGTCGATCCCGAGCTCGGACAGATCCGCGTCAGCCGGATGGTCGGCGCCTTCGCGGCGGGGCGCATCGTCAATCCGCATCTGGTGAAGAGCCAGCTGTTCGGCGGCATGATCTGGGGCCTGTCCTTCGCGCTGCACGAGGAAGCCATCACCGATCGTCGCAGCGGCCGGATCATGAATGCCAATCTCGGCGAGTACCACATCCCCGTGAATGCCGACGTGCCGCCGCTCGACGTGATCACGGTCGAGGAGCACGATCCGCATGTGAATGCGCTTGGCATCAAGGGTGTCGGCGAGATCGGCATCACTGGCAGCGCCGGTGCGGTCGCCAACGCCGTCTGGCATGCGACCGGCGTGCGCGTCCGCCGTTTCCCGATCAGGATCGAGGAACTGCTGACGCAGATCTGACGCAGCAGGCGGGGCGAGATCTTCTCGCTCCGCCGGGACGTCAGTTCATCTTCCTGCGCACGGCCTTGATCGCCTCGCGCTGCGTCTCGATGTATTCGGCGATGGCTTTGCGCAGCTCGCGCGAACGGAGCTTGTCGGCATCGCGCTGCACTTCGTCGAGCGCGGCTTCTGCATTGGCGAGCGTGATCGTCATCCGCGAACCCTGTTACGAAGCGTCCCCGGAACGCGAGCAGTCCGGGGCTACGGCCCGCAACATATAGCGGCTTGGCCCGCGAAAATTGAGATGGCTCAATCTCCGTAAGAAACCGGTGGCTCCGTAAGATCCCGGATAGCGCCGCTGTGTTTCAGAATGTCGGCGGCGTGCAGGCCGAGATCACTTCGCACGGCTTGCCGCCGACACAGCGGAAGCGATGCGGGCGGCGGCTCTCGAAATAATAGGCATCGCCGGGATTGAGAATGCGGCGCTCGTCCTCGACGGTGACTTCGAGCTTGCCTGAGATCACGATGCCGCCTTCCTCGCCGTCATGGACGAGATGGACGCGCCCTGTGTCGCTGCCGGGCTCGTAACGCTCTTTCAGGATCTGGAGGCTGCGGCCGAACAGATTGTCGCCGACTTGCTGATAGGAGATCGGCTTCTTGCCGACCTCGGTCAGCTCCTCCGCACGGTAGAAGATCTTGCGCCGTGACTCCGGCTCCAGCGCGAAGAACTCGGCGAGTCCCATCGGGATGCCGTCGAGGATGCGCTTGAGCGCGCCGACCGACGGGTTCATCTGGTTGGATTCGATCAGCGAAATCGTCGAATTGGTGACGCCGGCGCGCTTGGCGAGCTCGCGCTGCGACAGCTTGTGGCGCGCCCGGATGAATCGCAGCCGTCCACCGATGTCGACGCTCATGCCCTTGTCCTGTGTTGCAGGTGTTGCGGATCGCGCAAATATGGACCGGCTGCCCCTGTGAAATCAATGGCTTGCAGGTCACCAGAAAAGGACTTGTTGCCCTCCGGCAGCCGTGGCTCTGCTATCCCGTCAGCAAAGGAGCGTGGCCCGTGACCGTTCATCAGATTCCGAACACTATCAAGACCGACTCGTTCTGGATGCCGTTCACGGCCAACCGCCAGTTCAAGAAGGCGCCGCGCCTGTTCTCCTCGGCCGAGGGCATGCATTACACCACCGTCGACGGCCGCAAGGTGATCGACGGCTCCGCCGGCCTCTGGTGCGTCAATGCCGGCCATGGCCGCAAGCAGATCGCCGCTGCGGTGGAGCGCCAGCTCATGACGCTGGACTTCGCGCCGTCGTTCCAGATGGGCCATCCGCTGGCATTCGACTTCGCCGAGCGCCTCGCCGAGATCGCGCCGAAGGGCCTCGACCGCATCTTCTTCACCAATTCCGGCTCCGAGTCGGTCGATACCGCGCTGAAGATCGCACTCGCCTATCACCGCGCCAATGGACAGGCGAGCCGTACCCGCCTGATCGGCCGCGAGCGCGGCTATCACGGCGTCGGCTTCGGCGGCACCTCGGTCGGCGGCATGGTCGCCAACCGCCGCGCCTTTGCGACCCTGCTGCCGGGCGTCGACCACATCCGCCACACCCATGATCTCACCCGCAACGCCTTCGCCAAGGATCAGCCCGAGCATGGTGCCGAGCTCGCCGACGATCTCGAGCGTTTGGTGGCCTTGCACGGTGCGGAGACCATCGCCGCCGTCATCGTCGAGCCGGTGCCGGGCTCGACCGCGGTGCTGCCGCCGCCGAAGGGCTATCTCAAGCGCCTGCGCGAGATCTGCGACAAGCACGGTATCCTGCTGATCTTCGACGAGGTCATCACCGGCTTCGGCCGCCTTGGCACACCGTTCGCCGCCCAGTTCTTCGGCGTGACGCCTGATATGATGACGACGGCCAAGGGCATCACCAACGGCACCATTCCCTGCGGCGCGGTGTTCGCGAGCCGCAAGGTGCATGACGGGATGATGGTCGGCCCCGAGAACCAGATGGAGCTGTTCCACGGCTACACCTATTCGGCGCATCCGACCGCCTGCGCCGCCGGCATCGCGACGCTCGACATCTACAAGGATGAAGGCCTGCTCACGCGCGGTGCGTCGATCGCCGAATACTGGCGCGATGCGCTGCATTCGCTCAAGGGCCTGCCGAACGTCGTCGACATCCGCAATTGCGGCCTGATGGGCGCAGTCGAATTGGCGCCGCGCGACGGCGTGGCCGGCGCGCGCGGCTATGACGTCATGGTCGACTGCTTCAACACCGGCCTCTATCTGCGCATGAGCGGCGATAGCTTCGCGATGTCGCCTCCGCTCATCGTCGAGAAGAGCGACATCGACCAGATGGTCTCGATCCTCGGCGACGCCATCAAGAAGGTGGCCTGATAATTGCTCTCGCCGTTGCGGAGTTTCTTTTGCAGCGGCGAGCGTGATGCCGCGGGAGTTTGACGAAGCGTGAAAGTTCTGATCCTCGGCAGCGGTGTCATCGGTGTCACCTCTGCCTACTACCTCGCACGTGCCGGCCACGAAGTGACGGTTGTCGACCGTCAACCGGAGCCGGCGCTGGAAACCTCCTTTGCCAATGCGGGCGAGGTATCGCCCGGCTATTCCTCGCCCTGGGCGGGCCCCGGTGTGCCGGTGAAGGCGGTCAAGTGGCTTCTGATGAAGTACGGCCCGCTGGTGATCCGGCCCAATCTGGATCCCGTGATGTGGGTCTGGCTGCTCAAGATGCTGCGCAACTGCACCAGCGCGCGTTACGCGGTCAACAAGAGCCGGATGATCCCGATCGCGGAGTACAGCCGCGATTGTCTGCGCGATCTGCGCCGCGACATCGGCATTCAATATGACGAGCGCGCGCAGGGCACGCTCCAGCTGTTCCGCTACCAACAGCAGCTCGACGGCACGGCCGAGGATATCGCCGTGCTCAAGCAATATGGCGTGCCATTTGAAGTGCTGAGCCGCGAGGGCTGTATCGCGGCCGAGCCGGCGCTTGCCGGCGTGAAGGAGAAGTTCGCCGGCGGACTTCGCCTGCCGCAGGACGAGACCGGCGACTGCCACATGTTCACGCAGGCGCTGGCCAAGCATGCCGAGGCGCTCGGCGTGCGCTTCATGTTCAACACCGGCATCGACCGCATCGTCACCGACGGCGCGCGCGTCAGCGGTGTCGCGACCAGCGCAGGGATGTTGCAGGCGGACGCCTACGTGCTCGCGCTCGGAAGCTGGTCGTCGCGGCTCGTCGCGCCGCTCGGCATCTCCTTGCCGGTCTACCCGGTGAAAGGCTACTCGATCACGGTGCCGATCAAGGACGCTTCCGGTGCGCCGGAATCGACCGTGATGGACGAGAGCTACAAGGTCGCGATCACCCGTCTCGGCAATCGCATCCGCGTCGGCGGCACCGCCGAAATCTCCGGCTTTTCGACCAAGCTCTACGACGCGCGCCGCGCCACGCTCGATCACTCCTTGACCGATCTGTTCCCGCGCGGCGGCGATTTGTCCAAGGCGACGTTCTGGAGCGGTCTGCGGCCGATGACGCCGGACGGTCCGCCCGTGATCGGTCCGACGCAATACGCCAATCTCCACCTCAACACCGGCCACGGCACGCTCGGCTGGACCATGTCCTGCGGCTCCGGCCGCGTGCTCGCGGACATGCTGTCGGGCAGGAAGCCGGAGGTCGATGTGAGCGCCCTGACGGTGGACCGGTATAATCACCGGTTTGGCTAAGACTCTATCCGCTCGTCATTGCGAGAAGCGAAGCGACGAAGCAATCCAGACTCTTTCCGCGGAGACAGTCTGGATTGCTTCGCTGCGCTCGCAATGACGATGTGGAAGCATCGTCGTTCTCTTTCGTAAGAACGAGGGGAGAAGAACTACCCGGCCCCCGTCACGCAATTCACCCAAAGCACCACGGCCTTCGCATCCTGCGCCGGGTTGGAAAACCGGTGCGGCCTTCGGCTTGCAAATCTAAAGCTGTCGCCGGTCTTCAGCGACCACGTCTCGCTGTCCACCGTCAGCATCATCTCGCCTTCGAGGACGAGTCCGGCCTCTTCGCCGTCATGGGTGTAGAGCTCGTCGCCGGTGGAGCCGCCGGGCTCCAGATGCACCAGGAACAAATTGAGCCGGTTGTCGGCGCTGGCCGGGCTCAGCAATTGCTTGGACACGCCGGTGCGCCAGAGCTTCAGCTCGGGCCGTTGCAGCCCGCGCGTGACGACCTGATCTGATGCGCCGTCGGCACTCGGGCTCGCGCCGAATAGCGCGGCGATGCCGACGCCGAGCACGTCGGCCAGGGTTGCCAGCACGCGCAGGGAGGGTGACGACAGGCCACGCTCGATCTGGCTGAGAAAGCCGATCGAAAGATCCGTGCGCGCTGCGACGGTCTCGAGCGAGAATTGCCTGACACGCCTGAGATCGCGGATGCGACGGCCGACCGCGACGTCCATTGCAGGCTCCGTCGGCTTCGCGGCAGCCTTCTTGACCTTCCTGACCGGCTTTGCGGCGGCCGGTTTGCGCATTCTTTTGCCACCGCTCACGTCAAACCGCTTCCTTCATGTGCATGAAAACCGCTTGCATCGTCCGCGAAAGTGTGACCAAATTTTCATATTGGTGAAAATAGGCCGAAACGGCTTGGCCCGCAACGTCTGATCACGACATGCGCGAGCGCCGTCATCGGCCGGACCCAAAGGGGGATGCGATGAAGCGTTTTGGTCTGGCCGCGGTCGCGGCGCTCGCACTGGCAGCGATGGCTCCGGCCTCGGCGCAGCAGGTGCTGAAGGTCGGCTCGACGCCGACCGGCATTCCCTTCACCTTCCTCGATACCAAGACCAACACCATCCAGGGCATCATGGTCGATCTCGTGACTGAAGTGGGCAAGGATGCCGGCTTCAACGTGCAGATCGAGCCGATGCAGTTCTCGGCGCTGATCCCGTCGCTGACCTCGAGCAAGATCGACATCATCGCGGCGGCGATGTTCATCACCGCGCCGCGGAAAGAGGTCGTCGACTTCTCCGACCCGATCTATACCTATGGCGAGGGCCTCGTGGTGCCGAAGAGCGACACCAAGGCCTATGTCACGCAGGATGATCTGAAGGGCGAGACGGTCGGTGCCCAGGTCGGCACCGCCTTCGTCGATGCGCTGAAGAAGTCCGGCCTGTTCGCCGACGTCAAGGCTTACGACACCATCCCGGATATCCTGCGCGACGTGAACACGGGCCGCCTCAAGGCCGGCTACGCCGATTATCCGATCCTCGCCTACAATCTGAAGCAGGGCGGTTTCCCCGAGGTGCGTCTCGTCGACGGCTACAAGCCCGTCACCGTCGGCTCGGTCGGCATCGGCGTCCGCAAGGGCGAGGCCGCGCTGCTCGGCAAGATCAACGCCTCGCTCGCGAAGCTGAAGGCCAACGGCACCATCGACAAGATCCTCGACAAATGGGGCCTCAAGGCCCAGGGCTGACAGAGGCTGATCGAGCTTTACGATGAAAGGCTTCTGGCACGACGCTGTCGAGTTCTTCCCGATCCTGATGAACGGCGTCGCGTTGACGATCGTCGTCACCATCGGCTCGCTGTTGCTCTCGACGGTGCTGGGCCTGATCTGGGCGATGATGCGGGTCTCGGGCATCCGTGTCCTGTCGATGCTCAGCGCCAGCCTGATCAACGTAATCCGCGGCATCCCGATCATCGTGCTGCTGTTCTACCTCTACTTCGTGATGCCGGATCTTGGCGTCACGCTGTCGGCTCTGCAGGCCTCGATCCTCGGGCTCGGCATCGCCTATTCGGCCTACCAGGCTGAAAACTTCCGCGCCGGCATCGAGGCGATCGACAAGGGTCAGATCGAGGCCGCGCAATCGATCGGCATGGGCTGGTGGCTCACCATGCGCCGCGTGGTGCTGCCGCAGGCAGTGCGCATCGTGCTGCCGCCCTACGGCAATGTCATGATCATGATGCTGAAGGACTCTTCGCAAGCCTCCACCATCACGGTCGCCGAGCTCGCGTTGCAAGGCAAGCTGATCGCCTCCTCGACCTTCAAGAACACCAACGTGTTCACGCTGGTGGCGCTGATGTATCTCACCATGAGCATCCCGCTGATCCTGCTGGTCCGTCATTTCGAGAAACGGGCCGGCAAGCGATGATCGAGCTCAGCGACGTCCACAAGAGCTTTGGCAAGGTCGAGGTGCTCAAGGGCATCACGGCCTCCGTCCAGAAGGGCGAGGTGGTCTGCATCATCGGCCCCTCGGGCTCCGGCAAGTCCACTATCCTGCGCTGTATCAACGGTCTCGAAAGCTATGACCGCGGCGAGATCAGCGTCGAGGGCCTCAAGGTGGACCGCGACGCGCCGTCGATCGTGTCGATCCGCACCCAGGTCTCGATGGTGTTTCAGCGCTTCAACCTGTTCCCGCATCGGACAGTGCTCGAAAACGTCGTCGAGGGGCCGCTGTTCGTGAAGAAGGAGCCGCGCGCGCAGGCGTTCGAGCGGGGCCGCGCGCTGCTCGCCCGCGTCGGGCTCGCCGAGAAAGCCGACGTGCATCCGCCGCAGCTCTCCGGCGGCCAGCAGCAGCGCGTCGCGATCGCGCGGGCGCTGGCGATGCAGCCCAAGGCCATCCTGTTCGACGAGCCGACCTCGGCGCTCGATCCCGAGCTCGTCGGCGACGTCCTCGGCGTGATGCGCAAGCTCGCCGATGAGGGCATGACCATGGTCGTCGTCACCCACGAGATGGGTTTTGCCCGCGACGTCGCCGACCGCGTGCTGTTCATCGACGGCGGGGTCATCGTCGAGCAGGGGCCGGCCAAGGCGCTGCTCAATCAACCCCAGCATCCGCGGACGCAGGACTTCTTGCGCCGCGTGCTACATCCGCTCTGACCGGACCTTTGTAATGACGCGCCTGCCTCTGCCGCCCTCGCTCTATGCCGACACCGCCGTTGCGCGGGTCGCCACACCGCCGCTCGACGCGGACAAGAACGTGTCGGTCGCGATCGTCGGCGGTGGCTACACAGGGCTTTCCACCGCGCTGCATCTGGCGGAGCAGGGTGTTGAAGCATTGGTGCTGGAGGCGCAGGAGCCGGGCTGGGGCGCGTCGGGCAACAATGGCGGGCACACCAATCCCGGCCTGAAGCACGATCCCGATCAGATCGAGGCCGATTTCGGCACCGAACTCGGCCGCCGCATGATCGCGTTCTCCTACGGCACCACGAATTTCACGCACGATTTGATCCGCCGTTACCAGATCCCGTGCGAGGCCCGGCAGAACGGCACGCTGCGCGCGGCCTATAACGAGGCCAGCGCCGCCGCGATCGAGAAAACGGCGCAGCAATGCATCCGCCGCGGCATGCCGGTGAAATATCTGAACCGCGAGCAGTTGCGCGCGATGACCGGCACGGACCGCTACATTGGCGCCATGCTGGACGCGCGCGGCGGCGATCTGCATCCCCTCAGCTACGCCCGCGGTCTGGCGCGTGCCGCGATCTCGGCCGGCGCGAAAGTCCACGGAGAGACGCCGGCGCTATCGCTCCGCCGTGAGGGCACGCGCTGGCGCATCGAGACGCCGCGCGCGGTGGTGCACGCGGACAAGGTATTGCTCGCCACCAACGGCTTCACCGACGATCTCTGGCCGGCGCTCCGCCGTACCATCGTCCCGGTGTTTTCGTCGATCGCCGCCACCGCGCCGCTCTCCGACGCGGTCGCAAGTTCGATCATGCCGACGCGGCCCGTGCTCTACGAGAGCGGCCACATCACCGTGTACTACCGCATCGACCAGCAGAACCGCCTGTTGATGGGGGGCCGCGGCCCGATGCGCTGGATCAACTCGCCGAACGACGTCGCCTATCTCATGCGTTATGCAGAACGGCTCTGGCCACAGCTCAAGGGCGTGGCCTGGACCCATGGCTGGAACAGCCGGCTCGCCATCACCAAGGATCATTATCCGCATGTGCACGAGCCGGCGGACAACATCCTGATCTCGCTTGGCTGCAACGGGCGCGGCGTCGCACTCTCGACCGCGATGGGCGCGCAGCTTGCGCGTCGCCTGACCGGCGGCTCCAAGGCCGAGATCGACATGCCCGTCACCGGCATCAATCCGATCCCGATGCATGCGTTCTGGCCGGTGGGTGTGACGACCGCTGTGATCGCAGGCCGCGTGCGGGACAGGCTCGGTATTTGAAGAAGGCGCCGCCCGGTCAGGGACGGCGCCTCGCGTGAATTGCTAACCGCGTCAGCAGCGGCCCTGCTTCCACAGGCCGGGCGGGCATCCTCTGCCGCGCCAGCCGACCTTGCGCCCATGATGCCATCCGGGAGCTACGGCGTAGCGATGTGCATGGTATCCGCCGTGGTGGCCATGACCGTGGCCATGACCATGACCGTGGCCGCCCTTGGCGAACGCTGCGCCGGGCATGGTGAAGCCGGCCGCGATGATCAATGTTGCGGCGAGCGCAAGTTTCTTCATCCGAAATCTCTCCTGTAAGGCACGCATCTGTCCGTTCGGCGAACGAACATCGATCGCGGTGTCGCGTGCAAATATGGAGGAGTCGTGACGCTCAGCTTTCCGCGACAGCATCCGCCCAGGGCTGGAAGATCTCGACCGCGCCAAAATTCGTGTCGCCGTCGCGCATGACCACGCTCGGGCAGGCGAACTTCTGCGGCAAGGACTGCACCCGGCTCTCCTCATAGTCGAAGCGCGCGGCAAGGGTCTTGCGGACTTCCGCAGGAAGTCTGGCGTCGCCGATCACGACCTCGCCTTCGCTGGCGTCGATGCGCGGCTGGTGGATGGCGCTATCGAGATCCATGCCGAAATCCATCGCAAAGGACACGAGCTGCATCACGGACGGCAGGATGCGGCGGCCGCCGGAGGCGCCGACCGCGAGACGCTTGCCGTCCTTGGTCTCGGCGATGACCGGGGTGTAGTTGCAGAGGCAGCGCTTGCCGGGCGCGAGCGAGTTGGTGGTACCCGGCGTCGGATCGAACCACATGATGCCGTTGTTCATGGCGATGCCGCTGTGCGGTGTCACATATTTCGAGCCGAAGGACGAGAGCAGCGTCTGCGTCACCGCTGCGATGTTGCCGTGGCGGTCGACCACAGAGAAATGCGTGGTGCAGGCGGGCGCCAGATATTCGGCGCCGAGCGAGCGCTTGCCGGCGGCATCGCCCATGTCCTTGAGCCGCTCGCGGAAAGCCGCTTGCAAGGCGAGCGCATATTCGGCGTAGGCGGCCGCATCCGGCGCGCTCGCCGGCTTCAGACTCTGCTGCAACAGGCGTAGCGCATGCGCCATGGTCGGTCCGGCCGTGAGCTCCGGCGTCGCAAACACCTTGCCGTTGCGATAGGGGATTGCCAGCGGCTCGCGCAGATGCGCGCGGAACGCGGCGAGATCTTCCACCGACAGCGAGCCGCCGTCGGCCTTGATGTCGGAGGCGATGCTCCTGGCGAGATCGCCCTGGTAGAAATCGCGGGGGCCAGCTTCGGCGAGATGCGACAGCGTCGCCTTCAGCGTGTCCTGCGGCATCCGCGTCTCGGACTTGATGCCCCACGGCGCGCTCGGCGGCAGGCCGTCCTTCAGGAATGCTGCCGCGCTTGCGGGGTAGCGCCTGAGATCGGCGGCCGAGCCCGAGATCGTCACCGTGGTCCACCAATCGACCAGCAGGCCTTCGCCGGCGAGCGCGGCGGCCGGCGCGACCAGATCTTTCCACGGCATTTTGGCGTAGCGGCGATGCGCCTCCTCCATGCCGGCGACGACGCCGGGCACGGCGATCGAGCCGGGGCCGTGGATGTTGCGATCGTCCTTCACGCGCGGCCAGGGAAACAGATCGGAAGCTGCGCCTTCGCCGCTGAGCGGATAGTCGGCAGCGCGCAGGCTCTGCGGCGCGCACATGCCGTAGTCGATCACCTCGGTGCGATTTTCCTTGGCGCGGTAGAGCACCATGGCGCCGCCGCCGCCGATGCCGCTGTTCCAGGGCTCCAGCACGTTCAGCGCGAAGGTGGTCGCGACGATCGCGTCCACGCAGTCGCCGCCCGCCGCCAGCACCTGTGCCCCGACTTCGGCCGCCCGCCGCGATTGCGAGGCGACGATGCCGCCCTTGGATTTGACGGCGGGTTTGCGGACGGTTTGGTTGAGGCTGAACTGGTGAGGCATGATGTCGTCTTGATCTCTGTTGTTTTGGGCTTTTTGCGCTAACGCGGAAGGTCAGCATTGGCGGGGCACGGTGAGGATGGCACATTGCGGCCAACGAAAACATCCAAAGGGAGGCGCGGCATGGCAGGTGTGAAACAGGCGCGGGATGGCGCCGTCGGGATTCTGACCCTCGACGAGCCGGCGAGCCTGAACGCGATGACGCCGGATCTGCTCGGCGCACTCGCTGCCGCCGTCGCCGAGATGACTGGGGATGCGAACGTTCGCGCACTGGTTCTCACCGGCGCAGGGCGCGGTTTTTGCTCAGGACAGAATTTGAAGGCGTCGGAGGCGCTCGGCGAGGACATCGCCGCCGGCGTGATGCGCTTCTATTGGCCCGCGTTCAAAGCGCTGCGCGAATGCCGTGTGCCTGTTGTCGTAGCCGTCAACGGCGTCGCGGCCGGTGGCGGCTTCAGTCTCGCGATGGCCGGCGACATCATTGTTGCGGCGCGGTCGGCGAGCTTCATCCAGGTGTTCAGCCGCATCGCCCTGGTGCCGGATCTCGGTTCGACCTGGCTGCTGCCACGCCTGGTCGGTCGTCAGCGTGCGCTCGAGCTGATGCTGCTGAACGAGCCGCTGACGGCCGAACGCGCCCGGGAGATCGGCCTGGTGCGAGAGGTCGTCGACGATGCCAAGCTGATGGACGAGGCGCTGGTCCTGGCGCGGCGCCTCGCCGACGGCCCGACGCGCGCTTTGGTCGCAACCCGAGCGCTGGTTGAGGACAGCGAGCACACGACCTACGAGGCGCAGTTCCGCCGCGAGATCGAGGTTCAGGCCACGATCCGCAAGAGCGCCGACGCCATCGAAGGCCGGACCGCCTTCGTCGAGAAGCGCAAGGCAAGGTTTACGGGACGGTGAGGCTCGCCATGTCCGGGCTTGACCCCGGCATCGACGTCTTCGGCGGTGGTCCAAGAACGAGGATGGCCGGGACAAGCCCGGCCATGACGAGGGAGATCAGTGGGAAAACGGCGAAGCCGCAGCGCTCAGAGCCTGCGGTCCAGCCGGCTGGCCCGATACTTGGCGTGCCATTTCGGGCCAGGTCCGCGCATGTAGTGCAGCTCGGGGCGGTACGGGTTGCCCGCGATCCGCACCAGCTTCTGCCATTTGGTGGCGACGAAGGTGATGGGCTGGCAGAGCAGGGTCAATGAAGCGAACAGCATGGCATCACCTCAATGCGGCTTGCCAAGCATGGCGGTGAAGGGGAGGTCGAAAATCTCCTCGCCGTCGGACCCGCTGACATGGATCACCCAGTCGCGCCAGTCTTCGGCACCCGGGGTCTGGATCATCGAGTGCATGATCTGGGCGGCACGGTCACGCGCCTCGGTCAGGCTCGCCACTGCGATGCCGCTGCGATCGATCAGCGTGCCGTCGGT includes the following:
- a CDS encoding enoyl-CoA hydratase-related protein, translating into MAGVKQARDGAVGILTLDEPASLNAMTPDLLGALAAAVAEMTGDANVRALVLTGAGRGFCSGQNLKASEALGEDIAAGVMRFYWPAFKALRECRVPVVVAVNGVAAGGGFSLAMAGDIIVAARSASFIQVFSRIALVPDLGSTWLLPRLVGRQRALELMLLNEPLTAERAREIGLVREVVDDAKLMDEALVLARRLADGPTRALVATRALVEDSEHTTYEAQFRREIEVQATIRKSADAIEGRTAFVEKRKARFTGR
- a CDS encoding gamma-glutamyltransferase family protein, with product MPHQFSLNQTVRKPAVKSKGGIVASQSRRAAEVGAQVLAAGGDCVDAIVATTFALNVLEPWNSGIGGGGAMVLYRAKENRTEVIDYGMCAPQSLRAADYPLSGEGAASDLFPWPRVKDDRNIHGPGSIAVPGVVAGMEEAHRRYAKMPWKDLVAPAAALAGEGLLVDWWTTVTISGSAADLRRYPASAAAFLKDGLPPSAPWGIKSETRMPQDTLKATLSHLAEAGPRDFYQGDLARSIASDIKADGGSLSVEDLAAFRAHLREPLAIPYRNGKVFATPELTAGPTMAHALRLLQQSLKPASAPDAAAYAEYALALQAAFRERLKDMGDAAGKRSLGAEYLAPACTTHFSVVDRHGNIAAVTQTLLSSFGSKYVTPHSGIAMNNGIMWFDPTPGTTNSLAPGKRCLCNYTPVIAETKDGKRLAVGASGGRRILPSVMQLVSFAMDFGMDLDSAIHQPRIDASEGEVVIGDARLPAEVRKTLAARFDYEESRVQSLPQKFACPSVVMRDGDTNFGAVEIFQPWADAVAES
- a CDS encoding amino acid ABC transporter ATP-binding protein, giving the protein MIELSDVHKSFGKVEVLKGITASVQKGEVVCIIGPSGSGKSTILRCINGLESYDRGEISVEGLKVDRDAPSIVSIRTQVSMVFQRFNLFPHRTVLENVVEGPLFVKKEPRAQAFERGRALLARVGLAEKADVHPPQLSGGQQQRVAIARALAMQPKAILFDEPTSALDPELVGDVLGVMRKLADEGMTMVVVTHEMGFARDVADRVLFIDGGVIVEQGPAKALLNQPQHPRTQDFLRRVLHPL
- a CDS encoding amino acid ABC transporter permease, coding for MKGFWHDAVEFFPILMNGVALTIVVTIGSLLLSTVLGLIWAMMRVSGIRVLSMLSASLINVIRGIPIIVLLFYLYFVMPDLGVTLSALQASILGLGIAYSAYQAENFRAGIEAIDKGQIEAAQSIGMGWWLTMRRVVLPQAVRIVLPPYGNVMIMMLKDSSQASTITVAELALQGKLIASSTFKNTNVFTLVALMYLTMSIPLILLVRHFEKRAGKR
- a CDS encoding FAD-binding oxidoreductase — its product is MTRLPLPPSLYADTAVARVATPPLDADKNVSVAIVGGGYTGLSTALHLAEQGVEALVLEAQEPGWGASGNNGGHTNPGLKHDPDQIEADFGTELGRRMIAFSYGTTNFTHDLIRRYQIPCEARQNGTLRAAYNEASAAAIEKTAQQCIRRGMPVKYLNREQLRAMTGTDRYIGAMLDARGGDLHPLSYARGLARAAISAGAKVHGETPALSLRREGTRWRIETPRAVVHADKVLLATNGFTDDLWPALRRTIVPVFSSIAATAPLSDAVASSIMPTRPVLYESGHITVYYRIDQQNRLLMGGRGPMRWINSPNDVAYLMRYAERLWPQLKGVAWTHGWNSRLAITKDHYPHVHEPADNILISLGCNGRGVALSTAMGAQLARRLTGGSKAEIDMPVTGINPIPMHAFWPVGVTTAVIAGRVRDRLGI
- a CDS encoding ABC transporter substrate-binding protein, which translates into the protein MKRFGLAAVAALALAAMAPASAQQVLKVGSTPTGIPFTFLDTKTNTIQGIMVDLVTEVGKDAGFNVQIEPMQFSALIPSLTSSKIDIIAAAMFITAPRKEVVDFSDPIYTYGEGLVVPKSDTKAYVTQDDLKGETVGAQVGTAFVDALKKSGLFADVKAYDTIPDILRDVNTGRLKAGYADYPILAYNLKQGGFPEVRLVDGYKPVTVGSVGIGVRKGEAALLGKINASLAKLKANGTIDKILDKWGLKAQG
- a CDS encoding DUF6894 family protein, yielding MVQVYFHCSNTDGTLIDRSGIAVASLTEARDRAAQIMHSMIQTPGAEDWRDWVIHVSGSDGEEIFDLPFTAMLGKPH